In one window of Henckelia pumila isolate YLH828 chromosome 1, ASM3356847v2, whole genome shotgun sequence DNA:
- the LOC140876323 gene encoding somatic embryogenesis receptor kinase 4-like isoform X3 — MQTRSSSYSVLSPLLLIIFTCFSLKINPIRGNAELRALTEIKNSLDPENKYLSSWTTDGDPCSGAFEAVACNEHRKVANISLQGKGLAGKLPPAVAELKCLSGLYLHYNSLSGEIPKEIANLTELTDLYLNVNNFSGTIPAEIGGMATLQEYWL, encoded by the exons ATGCAGACTCGCTCATCAAGTTATTCAGTTTTGAGTCCTCTTCTCTTGATCATTTTCACATGTTTTTCCTTGAAAATTAATCCCATTCGTGGAAATGCGGAGTTGAGAGCATTGACGGAGATAAAGAACTCTTTGGACCCGGAGAACAAGTACTTATCGTCGTGGACCACCGACGGCGATCCCTGCTCCGGCGCGTTTGAGGCAGTTGCGTGTAATGAACACCGGAAGGTGGCAAATATTTCCCTGCAAGGAAAAGGGCTCGCCGGGAAACTGCCGCCGGCGGTGGCGGAGCTTAAATGCTTGTCGGGTCTGTATTTGCATTACAATTCTTTGTCGGGGGAGATACCCAAGGAGATTGCTAATCTCACTGAGTTGACCGATCTTTATCTCAATGTTAATAACTTTTCTGGAACTATACCGGCTGAAATTGGAGGCATGGCTACTCTTCAAG AATATTGGCTTTAA
- the LOC140876323 gene encoding somatic embryogenesis receptor kinase 4-like isoform X1, translated as MQTRSSSYSVLSPLLLIIFTCFSLKINPIRGNAELRALTEIKNSLDPENKYLSSWTTDGDPCSGAFEAVACNEHRKVANISLQGKGLAGKLPPAVAELKCLSGLYLHYNSLSGEIPKEIANLTELTDLYLNVNNFSGTIPAEIGGMATLQVFDASARSWVRMVWAMAIPTFPTVRQGDGGGNGD; from the exons ATGCAGACTCGCTCATCAAGTTATTCAGTTTTGAGTCCTCTTCTCTTGATCATTTTCACATGTTTTTCCTTGAAAATTAATCCCATTCGTGGAAATGCGGAGTTGAGAGCATTGACGGAGATAAAGAACTCTTTGGACCCGGAGAACAAGTACTTATCGTCGTGGACCACCGACGGCGATCCCTGCTCCGGCGCGTTTGAGGCAGTTGCGTGTAATGAACACCGGAAGGTGGCAAATATTTCCCTGCAAGGAAAAGGGCTCGCCGGGAAACTGCCGCCGGCGGTGGCGGAGCTTAAATGCTTGTCGGGTCTGTATTTGCATTACAATTCTTTGTCGGGGGAGATACCCAAGGAGATTGCTAATCTCACTGAGTTGACCGATCTTTATCTCAATGTTAATAACTTTTCTGGAACTATACCGGCTGAAATTGGAGGCATGGCTACTCTTCAAG TTTTTGATGCATCGGCGAGATCTTGGGTGAGGATGGTCTGGGCGATGGCCATACCCACGTTCCCGACGGTGAGACAAGGTGATGGTGGAGGAAATGGTGACTAG
- the LOC140876323 gene encoding somatic embryogenesis receptor kinase 4-like isoform X2, with the protein MQTRSSSYSVLSPLLLIIFTCFSLKINPIRGNAELRALTEIKNSLDPENKYLSSWTTDGDPCSGAFEAVACNEHRKVANISLQGKGLAGKLPPAVAELKCLSGLYLHYNSLSGEIPKEIANLTELTDLYLNVNNFSGTIPAEIGGMATLQEQFLMHRRDLG; encoded by the exons ATGCAGACTCGCTCATCAAGTTATTCAGTTTTGAGTCCTCTTCTCTTGATCATTTTCACATGTTTTTCCTTGAAAATTAATCCCATTCGTGGAAATGCGGAGTTGAGAGCATTGACGGAGATAAAGAACTCTTTGGACCCGGAGAACAAGTACTTATCGTCGTGGACCACCGACGGCGATCCCTGCTCCGGCGCGTTTGAGGCAGTTGCGTGTAATGAACACCGGAAGGTGGCAAATATTTCCCTGCAAGGAAAAGGGCTCGCCGGGAAACTGCCGCCGGCGGTGGCGGAGCTTAAATGCTTGTCGGGTCTGTATTTGCATTACAATTCTTTGTCGGGGGAGATACCCAAGGAGATTGCTAATCTCACTGAGTTGACCGATCTTTATCTCAATGTTAATAACTTTTCTGGAACTATACCGGCTGAAATTGGAGGCATGGCTACTCTTCAAG AGCAGTTTTTGATGCATCGGCGAGATCTTGGGTGA